In one window of Streptomyces sp. NBC_01224 DNA:
- a CDS encoding CobW family GTP-binding protein yields the protein MNPSSPPRKQQIPVIVLAGFLGSGKTTLLNHLLRNRAGNRIGVIVNDFGSIEIDAMTVSGQVGSTVSLGNGCLCCAVDVSELDTFLETLTRPAARLDVIVIEASGLAEPQELVRMLLASDNPHIVYGGLVEVVDAAEFDASRERHPEIDRHLAVADLVVLNKTDRVGSEEQARIRDVIAAAGAPVGDAAAGGSAAAVICATYGRIDPELLFDPALRPDGEEKARQLTFEDLLLAERAEEEAGAGHGHHLHAAYQSVSFTADVPMNPRRLMEFLDSRPQGLYRIKGFVDFGVGDRGNKYVLHAVGRFLRFDPQPWTRDEPRLTQLVLIGSGIDPEQLHKELADCRESAAPTPDTTQDAAHERSMWGVLRYVQRPDDDA from the coding sequence TTGAACCCGTCGTCCCCGCCCCGCAAGCAGCAGATCCCGGTCATCGTCCTTGCGGGGTTCCTGGGATCCGGCAAGACGACACTGCTCAACCACCTCCTCCGTAACCGTGCGGGAAACCGGATCGGCGTGATCGTCAACGACTTCGGCTCCATCGAGATCGACGCCATGACGGTCTCGGGGCAGGTCGGCTCGACGGTCTCGCTGGGCAACGGATGCCTGTGCTGCGCGGTCGACGTGAGCGAACTCGACACCTTCCTGGAGACGCTGACCCGGCCCGCCGCCCGCCTCGACGTGATCGTCATCGAGGCCAGCGGACTGGCGGAGCCGCAGGAGCTCGTGCGCATGCTCCTGGCCAGCGACAATCCGCACATCGTGTACGGGGGACTGGTGGAGGTCGTCGATGCCGCAGAGTTCGATGCCAGCCGGGAGCGCCATCCGGAGATCGACCGCCATCTCGCTGTCGCCGATCTTGTCGTGCTCAACAAGACCGACCGGGTCGGGAGCGAGGAACAGGCCCGTATCCGGGACGTCATCGCTGCGGCAGGTGCCCCGGTCGGCGACGCAGCGGCGGGTGGCAGCGCGGCCGCCGTCATCTGCGCCACGTACGGACGCATCGACCCCGAGCTGCTCTTCGATCCGGCGCTGCGGCCGGACGGTGAGGAGAAGGCGCGCCAGCTCACTTTCGAGGATCTGCTCCTGGCGGAGCGGGCCGAGGAAGAGGCCGGTGCCGGTCACGGTCACCATCTGCATGCGGCGTACCAGAGCGTGTCCTTCACCGCGGACGTACCCATGAACCCCCGCCGATTGATGGAGTTTCTCGACTCCAGACCGCAGGGTCTCTACCGGATCAAGGGGTTCGTCGACTTCGGCGTGGGCGACCGCGGCAATAAGTACGTCCTGCACGCGGTCGGCAGGTTCCTGCGGTTCGACCCGCAGCCGTGGACCCGCGACGAACCGCGCCTTACGCAGCTGGTGCTGATCGGCTCAGGCATCGATCCGGAGCAGCTTCACAAGGAGCTGGCCGACTGCCGCGAGAGCGCCGCACCGACGCCTGACACGACGCAGGACGCCGCACATGAACGAAGCATGTGGGGCGTCCTGCGGTACGTGCAACGGCCCGACGACGACGCGTAG